One window of the Hemitrygon akajei chromosome 5, sHemAka1.3, whole genome shotgun sequence genome contains the following:
- the med4 gene encoding mediator of RNA polymerase II transcription subunit 4 isoform X1, whose translation MAASERSTRDKLLGVLDDLEVLCRELIELLALSRNQKIAQPGEENQILNLLIQKDGEFQEIVKVALEQGKIQEEMHLLEKEVEKRDGDIQLLQKQLKEAEHILAAAVYQAKEKLKSIEKARKGAISSEELIKYAHRISASNAVAAPLTWVPGDPRRPYPTDLEMRSGLLGQQSNLSTNGMNGHLPGDALAAGRLPDVLAPQYPWQSNDMPLNLLPPNHSNDFMLEPPGHNKENEDDVEVMSTDSSSSSSDSD comes from the exons GGAATTAATTGAGCTACTTGCATTATCCAGAAACCAAAAAATTGCACAGCCAGGTGAAGAAAATCAG ATCTTGAATCTGTTGATTCAGAAGGATGGAGAATTCCAAGAAATAGTAAAAGTTGCATTGGAGCAAGGTAAAATCCAGGAGGAAATGCACCTTCTGGAGAAAGAGGTGGAAAAAAGAGATGGTGACATCCAGCTGTTACAAAAACAGCTCAAAGAGGCTGAACACATATTG GCCGCTGCTGTGTATCAAGCCAAAGAGAAATTAAAATCTATAGAGAAAGCAAGAAAAG GTGCAATCTCATCCGAAGAGCTTATCAAATATGCTCATAGGATAAGTGCTAGCAACGCAGTAGCAGCACCACTAACATGGGTCCCAG GTGATCCACGGAGACCATATCCTACTGATCTGGAAATGAGGAGTGGTCTTCTGGGACAACAAAGTAACCTTTCAACCAATGGAATGAATGGGCATTTACCTGGCGATGCACTGGCTGCAGGCAGATTACCAG ATGTACTTGCACCTCAATACCCATGGCAATCAAATGACATGCCCCTCAATCTATTGCCTCCAAACCACAGCAATGATTTTATGTTGGAACCTCCTGGTCATAACAAAGAGAACGAAGATGATGTGGAAGTTATGTCAACAGATTCTTCAAGCAGCAGTAGTGACTCTGACTGA
- the med4 gene encoding mediator of RNA polymerase II transcription subunit 4 isoform X2 has product MQPDSRKYLQQPTNPSCSSPDACLELIELLALSRNQKIAQPGEENQILNLLIQKDGEFQEIVKVALEQGKIQEEMHLLEKEVEKRDGDIQLLQKQLKEAEHILAAAVYQAKEKLKSIEKARKGAISSEELIKYAHRISASNAVAAPLTWVPGDPRRPYPTDLEMRSGLLGQQSNLSTNGMNGHLPGDALAAGRLPDVLAPQYPWQSNDMPLNLLPPNHSNDFMLEPPGHNKENEDDVEVMSTDSSSSSSDSD; this is encoded by the exons GGAATTAATTGAGCTACTTGCATTATCCAGAAACCAAAAAATTGCACAGCCAGGTGAAGAAAATCAG ATCTTGAATCTGTTGATTCAGAAGGATGGAGAATTCCAAGAAATAGTAAAAGTTGCATTGGAGCAAGGTAAAATCCAGGAGGAAATGCACCTTCTGGAGAAAGAGGTGGAAAAAAGAGATGGTGACATCCAGCTGTTACAAAAACAGCTCAAAGAGGCTGAACACATATTG GCCGCTGCTGTGTATCAAGCCAAAGAGAAATTAAAATCTATAGAGAAAGCAAGAAAAG GTGCAATCTCATCCGAAGAGCTTATCAAATATGCTCATAGGATAAGTGCTAGCAACGCAGTAGCAGCACCACTAACATGGGTCCCAG GTGATCCACGGAGACCATATCCTACTGATCTGGAAATGAGGAGTGGTCTTCTGGGACAACAAAGTAACCTTTCAACCAATGGAATGAATGGGCATTTACCTGGCGATGCACTGGCTGCAGGCAGATTACCAG ATGTACTTGCACCTCAATACCCATGGCAATCAAATGACATGCCCCTCAATCTATTGCCTCCAAACCACAGCAATGATTTTATGTTGGAACCTCCTGGTCATAACAAAGAGAACGAAGATGATGTGGAAGTTATGTCAACAGATTCTTCAAGCAGCAGTAGTGACTCTGACTGA